One part of the Arthrobacter sp. EM1 genome encodes these proteins:
- a CDS encoding MIP/aquaporin family protein — protein sequence MTFNQPPLWRRAVAEFLGTSLLVAIVVGSGIAAQQLSPNDVGLQLLQNSTATVLGLTVLILMLGPVSGAHFNPVVSLADWILGRRSGTGLSLPELGTYVFAQVLGAVGGSVVANAMFEVGTSISAKERATPGHLLGEVVATAGLILLIFALAATKRGVLAAPAVGAYIGAAYWFTSSTSFANPAVTAGRVFSDTFAGIAPASVPGFVLAQLVGAAVGLGLILVLFPSAARTADAVVLPHSSEPTSS from the coding sequence ATGACTTTCAACCAGCCGCCGCTGTGGCGCCGTGCCGTGGCCGAATTCCTCGGCACCAGTTTGCTCGTAGCCATAGTGGTCGGCTCCGGCATCGCCGCGCAGCAGCTCTCCCCCAACGACGTTGGCCTGCAGCTGCTGCAGAACAGCACAGCGACGGTGTTGGGCCTGACGGTGCTGATTCTGATGCTCGGGCCCGTGAGCGGCGCACATTTTAATCCCGTGGTCTCCCTTGCCGACTGGATCCTGGGCCGGCGCAGCGGTACCGGGCTGAGCCTGCCGGAGCTTGGCACCTACGTCTTTGCCCAGGTCCTGGGCGCGGTCGGTGGCAGTGTGGTCGCTAACGCCATGTTTGAGGTGGGCACCTCCATCTCCGCCAAGGAGCGCGCAACTCCGGGGCATCTGCTGGGTGAGGTCGTAGCTACCGCCGGTCTCATCCTGCTGATCTTCGCCCTCGCAGCCACCAAACGCGGTGTCCTCGCCGCGCCGGCCGTGGGCGCCTACATCGGCGCCGCGTACTGGTTCACGTCCTCAACGTCGTTCGCGAACCCGGCAGTGACCGCCGGCCGCGTCTTCAGTGACACCTTCGCCGGAATCGCCCCGGCATCCGTTCCGGGATTTGTCCTGGCGCAGCTTGTCGGCGCGGCAGTCGGCCTTGGCCTGATCCTGGTCCTGTTCCCTTCCGCAGCCCGCACCGCGGACGCCGTCGTCCTCCCCCACAGTTCCGAACCGACCAGTTCCTAG
- the trxB gene encoding thioredoxin-disulfide reductase has protein sequence MTEQLIIIGSGPAGYTAAIYAARAGLAPLVIAGAVTAGGALMNTTEVENFPGFPAGVQGPELMDGLQQQAEKFGARVVFDDVTEVTLTGHTKRVVTGAGEIHEATAVILATGSAYKELGLPEEKKFSGHGLSWCATCDGFFFRDQDIIVVGGGDSAMEEATFLTRFGKSVTVVVRKGELRASRIMAQRAKDNPKIRFAWNSAVTAIHGDAKVTGVTLTDTGTGETREQAATGIFVAIGHVPRTELLTGQVELDAEGYIRVDSPTTVTNLTGVFACGDAVDHRYRQAITAAGTGCAAALDAERYLAALEDADSIATALVEEPTHS, from the coding sequence ATGACGGAACAGCTCATCATCATCGGGTCCGGCCCTGCCGGCTACACCGCCGCGATCTACGCCGCACGGGCCGGGCTGGCGCCGCTGGTCATCGCCGGGGCGGTCACGGCCGGAGGTGCGCTGATGAACACCACCGAGGTGGAGAACTTCCCCGGCTTCCCCGCCGGCGTCCAGGGCCCCGAGCTGATGGACGGACTCCAACAGCAGGCCGAAAAGTTCGGCGCGCGGGTGGTGTTCGACGACGTCACCGAGGTGACGCTCACCGGGCACACTAAGCGTGTGGTCACCGGGGCCGGGGAGATCCACGAAGCCACCGCCGTCATCCTCGCCACCGGCTCGGCCTACAAGGAACTCGGCCTGCCCGAAGAGAAAAAGTTCAGCGGGCACGGGCTCTCCTGGTGCGCTACCTGCGACGGGTTCTTCTTCCGCGACCAGGACATCATCGTCGTCGGCGGCGGCGACTCGGCCATGGAGGAAGCGACCTTCCTGACCCGGTTCGGAAAGTCCGTGACAGTTGTGGTCCGCAAGGGCGAGCTCCGCGCCTCGCGGATCATGGCCCAGCGGGCCAAGGACAACCCCAAGATCCGCTTCGCCTGGAATTCCGCCGTCACCGCGATCCACGGCGACGCGAAGGTCACCGGCGTCACCCTGACCGACACCGGCACGGGCGAAACCCGGGAACAGGCTGCCACCGGGATCTTCGTCGCGATCGGCCACGTCCCGCGCACCGAACTGCTCACCGGCCAGGTAGAGCTGGACGCCGAGGGCTACATCAGGGTCGATTCACCCACCACGGTCACCAACCTGACCGGGGTTTTCGCCTGCGGGGACGCGGTGGACCACCGCTACCGGCAGGCCATCACCGCCGCGGGCACCGGCTGCGCGGCCGCCCTGGACGCCGAACGCTACCTCGCCGCACTCGAGGACGCGGACAGCATCGCCACAGCCCTCGTCGAGGAACCCACCCACTCCTGA
- a CDS encoding arsenate reductase ArsC, translated as MSTETAKKPSVLFVCVHNAGRSQMAAAFLTTLSKGGIEVRSAGSAPAEQVNPAAVEAMAELGIDMSAEIPKVLTTEAVKESDVVITMGCGDTCPIFPGKRYEDWELEDPAGQGVDSVRPIRDDIKARIEALISELLPAGK; from the coding sequence GTGAGCACCGAAACCGCAAAAAAGCCTTCCGTTCTGTTCGTCTGCGTCCACAATGCCGGCCGCTCCCAGATGGCCGCAGCCTTCCTCACCACCCTGTCCAAGGGCGGGATTGAAGTCCGTTCAGCCGGTTCCGCGCCGGCGGAGCAGGTCAACCCGGCCGCCGTCGAGGCCATGGCCGAGCTCGGCATCGACATGTCCGCCGAGATCCCCAAGGTCCTCACCACCGAGGCCGTGAAGGAATCCGACGTTGTCATTACCATGGGCTGCGGCGATACCTGCCCGATCTTCCCGGGCAAACGCTACGAGGACTGGGAACTCGAAGATCCGGCCGGTCAGGGCGTGGACTCGGTCCGTCCCATCCGCGACGACATCAAGGCCCGCATCGAGGCCCTGATTTCCGAACTCCTTCCCGCCGGAAAGTAG
- a CDS encoding metalloregulator ArsR/SmtB family transcription factor has translation MNIETVGFRARVAKHAALADPARLRIVDLLTLGDFSPTELQAELGMPSNLLSHHLRALEEAGLAARRRSEADGRRSYIRLAAGALAGLVPGAGHGARRVVFVCTRNSARSQLAAALWQQASEIPSTSAGTHPADRIAQGAIDVASRHGVDLADCRPRSLQQVAGEGDLLVTVCDNAHEELTGLGGVHWSVPDPLRLGTEDAFEKAFDDIAHRVNGLAPRVLAA, from the coding sequence ATGAATATTGAGACAGTAGGCTTTAGGGCCCGGGTGGCCAAGCATGCGGCCCTGGCCGATCCTGCGCGGCTGCGCATCGTGGATCTGCTGACCCTGGGCGACTTTTCCCCGACGGAGCTGCAGGCAGAATTGGGAATGCCGTCAAATCTGCTCTCCCACCACCTGCGCGCGCTGGAAGAGGCCGGGCTGGCCGCCCGCCGCCGCTCCGAAGCCGACGGGCGGCGCAGCTATATCCGGCTTGCAGCCGGAGCCCTGGCGGGCCTGGTGCCGGGAGCCGGGCACGGGGCACGCCGCGTTGTGTTCGTCTGCACGCGAAACAGTGCCAGGTCCCAGCTGGCCGCCGCCCTCTGGCAGCAGGCCAGCGAAATTCCCTCGACGTCGGCGGGGACACACCCCGCGGACCGCATCGCACAAGGCGCTATCGACGTCGCCAGCCGGCACGGCGTGGACCTGGCAGACTGTCGTCCACGCAGCCTGCAGCAGGTGGCGGGAGAAGGTGACTTGCTGGTGACCGTGTGCGACAACGCCCATGAGGAACTGACCGGCCTGGGTGGTGTGCACTGGTCGGTGCCGGACCCGCTTCGCCTGGGCACCGAGGATGCCTTCGAGAAGGCTTTCGATGACATCGCCCACCGGGTCAATGGCCTCGCGCCGCGCGTGCTCGCAGCCTAA